Part of the Deltaproteobacteria bacterium genome is shown below.
AACGGGCTCGCGTCCACGACGCTGTCCTTGTCTTTCGAACCGCTCGCCTTGGGCGCGTCGGCAGCCGCGTCGGGTGCGGGCGCGTCGCCGACGTTGGGGTCGTAGCCAGGGGTGGTGTCATCGACTCGCAGGGACATGCGTGCCTCCAGGATTGGGCTGTGTAGAGCAGCCTTCGTGCCGGGCCTGATTTCAATGGGTTGGACGCGATCTGTCCGTCGCGTGATCGCGGGGCGATCGCCGGGTGATCAGCTGCGGCTGAAGACCGCGGCCGAGCCGGTCATGACGTAGTCGCGCGCGCCGCCGGGGTAGGGCGCGTTGGCGCACTCGAACTTGCTGCCGTCCGCGTTGGGCTTGAAAGTGAGGACCTTGCCCGTGGCCGGGTCGGTGGCGGTGATGCCCGTTCCGTCCGCCGTGACGCCGGTGGCCACCAGCCAGTGCTGGTCGCCCGAGCCACCCGAATGGTTGATCGCGAAGACCACGGGTGCGTGGTCAAGGACGCTCTTGAGCATCTCGTTCGAGGTGAGCGTCTTTCGATCCACGTGGATGGGAGGATTCGCAGCGCCGCCGATCTTGTCCCAGTCGAGCGAGCTGCCGTTCATGCCGTCGTGCGTCTTCATGTAGTCATCGACGGCGCTGGGCGTGATGGTCTTGCCCGTCATGCCGCTCATCGCCATCGCGGTGGCGGTCATCGCGCAGCCAGCTTGGAAGATCGTCTTGCTGCTGGCGTCGCCGAGCTTCTGGTTGCGCCACGGCTGGTCGCCCTGGACGTAGATCGGGTAGCCGTTGCTGGTGGGAAAGCCGCCGGGATGCTGGCCGTCGGAGAAGGTGGTGCCGGGCTTCTGCGTGGACTCCCAGCCGCCGGCGTAGCACGTGCTGAGGTCGGGCTCTGCGTCGACGGCCTCGTCCACCGGCTTCGAGCACGTCGTCGGAGGAGTTGGCGTCTGGCCTTCGTCCGCGCCGCACGGGCCCTCTGTCGGGTCTGTCGGGTCGTACGGCACGGACTGAAGGTCAGAACCAATCGCATTGGCAGGCATGGCCGTCTCCGGGGAATGGGCATCCCCAGAGCAGCCTTCGTGCCGGTCCTGATTTCAGCTGTTTAGACGCGCTCTGTCCGCCGCGCGATCACCGGGCGATCGCCGGGCGATCACCCGTAGGCGGCGCGGTAGTCCAGCTCCTGGTCGTCCTGGACCGGGTTCT
Proteins encoded:
- a CDS encoding C39 family peptidase, with the protein product MPANAIGSDLQSVPYDPTDPTEGPCGADEGQTPTPPTTCSKPVDEAVDAEPDLSTCYAGGWESTQKPGTTFSDGQHPGGFPTSNGYPIYVQGDQPWRNQKLGDASSKTIFQAGCAMTATAMAMSGMTGKTITPSAVDDYMKTHDGMNGSSLDWDKIGGAANPPIHVDRKTLTSNEMLKSVLDHAPVVFAINHSGGSGDQHWLVATGVTADGTGITATDPATGKVLTFKPNADGSKFECANAPYPGGARDYVMTGSAAVFSRS